The Pecten maximus chromosome 11, xPecMax1.1, whole genome shotgun sequence genome has a segment encoding these proteins:
- the LOC117337649 gene encoding uncharacterized protein LOC117337649, with amino-acid sequence MYTTKMAAPTETCRVCHNQLPAKSRRIIFGPTFNVFDQLSQVIGYVALQTDGKSKYVCGFCFTKLNKLSKIDFDLVTKLETLKNEKQKLVSELRDKYLTNMPQTQTPKSLKRTKPLQHTPTPRKSKKALWTTPSRSTHAVQTAPASTPKTSKPAITGVKVKLFTPSKIKVLYRIKDKVRSKVLREKGSIAMVKSIMYGKPGAAKCVYSALQQPIRKCVLRDIQKEISKLTSTLNLSLFRRIDHKNLTSFSFENIITEVKIWAPFFHNLISTLVKNSSIGEAVVSALILKFHNTHMTAFHHVIGQVLDHCGATDECIAVLNRLGVCVSTSAMSKMKSKLQDHQSKQIEDLLIKEKIELECNEPAHHAVEKQTDTRETQEAQLAVEKASVDLPDLLQQVISN; translated from the exons ATGTACACAACAAAGATGGCGGCGCCCACGGAGACATGTCGTGTGTGTCACAATCAGCTGCCAGCGAAGTCGAGAAGAATTATATTTGGCCCTACATTTAATGTTTTCGACCAGCTTAGTCAAGTGATAGGGTATGTTGCTCTCCAAACCGATGGTAAAAGTAAATATGTATGTGGATTctgttttacaaaattaaacaaattgtcAAAAATCGACTTCGATCTCGTAACAAAATTGGAAACGCTGAAGaatgaaaaacagaaacttGTTTCAGAACTCAGAGACAAATATCTGACAAATATGCCACAAACACAAACACCTAAAAGTTTAAAGCGAACTAAGCCTCTGCAGCACACTCCAACACCAAGGAAATCAAAAAAGGCTCTGTGGACTACACCTTCACGTTCTACGCATGCTGTACAAACAGCGCCTGCTTCGACACCTAAAACGTCAAAGCCAGCTATAACCGGTGTGAAAGTTAAACTGTTTACACCATCAAAGATCAAG GTGTTGTACAGAATCAAGGACAAGGTCAGGTCAAAAGTATTGAGGGAAAAGGGTTCCATCGCAATGGTTAaaagtatcatgtatggtaAACCAGGAGCAGCCAAGTGTGTGTATTCAGCCCTCCaacaaccaatcagaaaatGTGTTTTGAGAGACATTCAGAAAGAAATTTCTAAATTAACTTCAACATTAAATCTGTCATTATTTAGAAGAATAGACCACAAGAATCTGACATCATTTTCCTTTGAAAACATCATCACTGAAGTAAAGATATGGGCACCATTTTTTCATAACCTTATATCAACCCTGGTAAAGAACTCATCAATTGGAGAAGCAGTAGTGTCCGCTCTTATTCTGAAATTCCATAATACACACATGACAGCCTTCCATCATGTGATCGGACAGGTACTGGACCATTGTGGTGCCACTGATGAG TGTATTGCAGTGCTGAACAGACTAGGTGTGTGTGTATCCACATCAGCAATGTCAAAAATGAAGTCAAAGCTACAGGATCACCAAAGTAAACAAATTGAAGACTTGTTAATCAAGGAGAAAATTGAGTTAGAGTGCAATG AACCTGCTCATCATGCTGTAGAGAAGCAGACTGACACAAGGGAGACACAAGAGGCACAGCTTGCAGTTGAGAAGGCATCTG tTGATCTACCAGATCTTTTACAACAAGTCATCAGCAACTGA